The nucleotide window gtataacctcggaaggttattccctatacaactatggtcacctaatgtgtttggtcggatcctaaagatcgaccaatgggtcgggttcgtaagcataagcgattgattagatcgcttacctttacgaccctaaacaagcacaaatctaaaagcgacgagctaaacatgctagaacatgtttagtaaagttagaaaacaggtttggtattaaaacaaacggttttaataccctagagtagtttggttacaaaatacgcgagaaaacgcattttggctgaaactacgactcgtcactgagcctagataacgcggtaatcagtaggtatagttactagggactataaccatcgtgattacgctcacgttatgaagttcaaacgaacttcgcattgaccataaactggttaatgcagaaagtcaaacgcagtttgactttaacgctaaaacgaatgaaaaacgcgaaagaatacttacagaaggtccccgcaagattcgaacccgattcactctcaggtaggaagcatatacttccacttagagagtgtagaatcagattcaaatgtgaggaagaatgaaatgggtgaggggtatttatagatttccttgaaccgttaagatcgttcgtcgaaaaacgtgatttgatctagaccttacatgtggacacatggttttcaaaaaccatgggagcccctaatgtggactatgttcattgaataccatcccatggttttgcaaaaccatgggtgaaaaccattaacacttcaaaatggactaggttcattgaatctgccagaaatttcaaaaatggtccctacacttgtaaaacttgattttttgtcacttttaaacccgtttaacctcatttcaaggctctaaaatgatattaaagtatagggaacttaaaatatgctcaatgacatcacggatgtcggttcgtttggtcgtacggttgcgttattcgcttaattacgacgggagtcgtaacgaacgcaaaaacgatccaaattaagcgaggaatggaatttatcataccaaacactaaaataaaatattttaatgcttacataaatttttggaagtccggaagtattcagaatgtaaaatatgcgcgaaaatgcaaacttatgcactttttgacgcttttagtccctgaatgagcataaagtttatttttgcgcaccaaacacctcaaagcctatttctaagctatgtaaagaatattttgggcatacttaacttatgatcaagttccggaaggtctgttacagtacaaattaacatactttcgcagtttgtcgaatttagtccctatttctaagctatgtaaagaatattttgggcatcagatcgcgtataaccttccagaaagcgatttaaagcccgaaatcgaacaagaattgatacgtgcaaaagatacacatatttatacagatcccaagtatgaaatacaatatttcattggcttggtatttgtttgatggtggtggtgacacaggtgtcacatttatccctgaaaattaaaactaaactagaaaacataaaaattaatctaaactaaactaaggatatttccgcggaatgcctccgtggtgcgccacgtttataagggtccttggctagacccaaagcctggtcatatgttacccaagtgggatgttttgcatcccatgctacaccgtcagagagcatcatccaaacttgagtcgatgaccttcatgtagttgaccagatcttcatcttctactcttttttttgggtaaagggttgccccggtgattctattaaaacaatcccaataaagtacaagtagtgaggatgagttccacactaattcatatacaggacatgccccacatatgtaaaccaaaaacaaaaccaaacattCTAAGACAACCCACAACCTAGCCTACATTACACCATGAAACAAAGTAGGCAAGACCAAAACACGAAAAAACCAAAAAACGACTCAACCTCCATCATCAAAGATGAAATTGCCACAAACTGGCAACCCCTTGACTCGAATCACTACATGTCTAGCCATTGGAACCCTTTGTGGAGGAGTTGCTTGCCCGAGCTCCAGAAGATGAAGGATGTGTTCCCGAAGTCATAAATTCAttagtttcattgtagacttcctCGACCTCCTCCTCATCTGAATCCTGCTTGTCATTAGACTGCTTGGCCTTCTTCTCTATACGACCCACCGTACTACATCCCTGACCACCATCATCGTCCTTTAGGGTATCAAATGGGTTAGACGTTGATACCTGATTGTTCATCGGCTTCCTTAAGGACAAATTTGGTTTAGGGTTTACAACAGGCCTATACACTACCTTAGGTTTCTGATTTTTCATATGGAGACCTTGGTTAGTAGCTTTCTTCTTCTTGGCacccacaacctgaaaatcatcaattttctTCCCAGAATCCCCACTCGAAACAACTTGATGGTTCTTTGGGCACGAGCTATCTTCATGACCAAACACGCAACAAGATGAACAccttaaaggctcccaatcatattcgaTTTTTACCTCCACCTTTGAATGACCATTACAATCTAAAGATGGGATAGCAACAGTAATACTCCTCTTTAACTCAGCCCCGGCTTGAATTTCAATGAGAGCTCTAGCATAACTGCTTCTTCCCCACGATTCAGCACACATTGTAGTAGTATACGAATCTAACATCTTAGGCACCCCTATCTTAGACGCGAGCAAACTAAGACCGTCCTCAGTATATGCTGctaacggcacatcatgcatcttgacccaaactggGATAGCTTTAATATCTTCCTTTACCAACTTGACAGAGGCCGACCACTCCTTTAAAATTATCGGGACATTTCTAATCATCCAAGGTCCATCCTCTACCATTTTATCCATCCCTTCCTTTGTTCtgaatttaaagaaaaagaacccgtTCGCATTCATCATTAGTCTAGAGAGACCATATTTAACCCAGTTGTTCTTTGCAAAATAATCCACCACTGGGAAAGCCAGACGTTTACCCAAAAAATATCCATacaaagtgttagcatacctatcaGAGACCTGTTTATCCGAAGACATTGGAATAACGACATCGGCTCCATCAACTGACTCACTAGATTCCATCATCCGAAAATTAACCTTTACATTCTCCTTTGTGTTATTCACTACTTTAGCAAATGATAAAGGTTCCGCAGCCCCAGAAAATCTTGAATTCGAGCTACCAGCCAATGGATTCGCAGCCTAGAAGACTTTGTACTCTCCTTATCAGCCGACAAATTCAGTCCATGGAAACCTGTTATTGGTGAGAACAAATTATCCAATTGAACCGGTGCCGAGACCTTAGTGAGTTCATCGATAATGTTTATACCACGTTTTGGCTGTATATTGTTCCCATCAACATCAAGTATACGATCCGCTATTTCTTTGAATGACAGTGGTGGCCTACCACCAGTTTTCGTGAGTTCATCCATTAAGAACCCTGACAAACCCTAGCAGCCGTCACAGAAATTCGTTCCAATCAGAAGTGTGTTGAATACGAACAGTGTGCAAACCCTAGTTTAAAGCTGCAATGAAACCCTAAACCAAGGCTGCCGCACTTCAAGAATCCACTCCTTACTTCAGCCCCTAATCAGATCACGAAAGCAAGAAACTGATCCCTTAGAGATGTCGGCCAACAATTATGTGAAAAGCCTGAAAAACCCTAGCCGCCAACCCTATTTCAAACAAAAGAAACCTGAAAAACCCTAGCACCCATCAAGAACAAAATCGATCAAGAAAGGATGAATCAGATGAGAGGGACTTCGGCGTCTTCTTCCAtgtctagtatgacaaagtcggctgggaaGACGAAATtttcgactttgaccaatagattttcagcggcaccttgtggatatttgacggatcggtcggcaagttgtatgctcatctttgtagggctcgtttttcctaggccgagtcgtttgaacattgaGGCAGGTATGAGGTTTatgctagccccaagatcggctagtgcattgcgaatgggggattccccaattaagcaaggaatcgtgaagcttctaggatcaatcttcttttacgggagtttgttgagtagtaaggcggagcattcttcgcctaagttaactaattgcaatg belongs to Helianthus annuus cultivar XRQ/B chromosome 5, HanXRQr2.0-SUNRISE, whole genome shotgun sequence and includes:
- the LOC110943192 gene encoding uncharacterized protein LOC110943192, yielding MESSESVDGADVVIPMSSDKQVSDRYANTLYGYFLGKRLAFPVVDYFAKNNWVKYGLSRLMMNANGFFFFKFRTKEGMDKMVEDGPWMIRNVPIILKEWSASVKLVKEDIKAIPVWVKMHDVPLAAYTEDGLSLLASKIGVPKMLDSYTTTMCAESWGRSSYARALIEIQAGAELKRSITVAIPSLDCNGHSKVEVKIEYDWEPLRCSSCCVFGHEDSSCPKNHQVVSSGDSGKKIDDFQVVGAKKKKATNQGLHMKNQKPKVVYRPVVNPKPNLSLRKPMNNQVSTSNPFDTLKDDDGGQGCSTVGRIEKKAKQSNDKQDSDEEEVEEVYNETNEFMTSGTHPSSSGARASNSSTKGSNG